One segment of Oscillospiraceae bacterium MB08-C2-2 DNA contains the following:
- a CDS encoding transporter substrate-binding domain-containing protein, which yields MLKKMTSLIIAMLLLVTALTGCGAGGASKAESSAITSASTGTEPEKKVLRIGMECAYAPFNWTQASPEVSNGEQAVPIKGTGDYAYGYDVILAKKLADHLGWELEITKVEWSSIVLGLNAGNYDAILAGMGYTEERDKTVDFTQPYYIRNNVLIVKADGKFANATKLSEFDGASATTQLGTTWEQYVPQIPNVNQQTYYETTAEVVMAVAMGSAEAGVLDAPTAISAAIANPDIKVITLDPADGFTVPAGQSLNVCIAVKEGDKELLDTLNSALKEISWDEGEMTEIMDLAIQLQPLSN from the coding sequence ATGTTAAAAAAGATGACCAGCCTCATCATTGCTATGCTTCTGCTTGTAACCGCACTTACAGGGTGCGGCGCAGGTGGTGCTTCAAAAGCAGAATCCTCAGCTATTACCAGCGCCAGCACCGGCACTGAACCTGAGAAAAAAGTTTTGCGAATCGGTATGGAGTGTGCCTATGCTCCCTTTAACTGGACTCAAGCCTCACCTGAGGTTTCCAATGGTGAGCAGGCCGTACCCATTAAAGGCACCGGCGATTATGCCTATGGATACGACGTTATTCTGGCTAAAAAGCTTGCCGACCATCTGGGCTGGGAGCTTGAGATAACCAAGGTGGAATGGTCCAGCATTGTGCTGGGGCTGAATGCAGGCAACTACGATGCAATTCTCGCCGGCATGGGCTATACAGAAGAACGTGACAAAACCGTTGATTTTACACAGCCCTATTACATCCGCAACAATGTTCTGATTGTCAAGGCGGATGGCAAATTTGCTAATGCCACCAAGCTTTCTGAATTTGACGGCGCTTCCGCCACCACACAGCTTGGCACCACTTGGGAGCAGTATGTACCCCAGATTCCCAATGTGAATCAGCAGACCTATTATGAAACCACCGCAGAAGTTGTGATGGCGGTTGCCATGGGTTCGGCAGAGGCCGGTGTTCTGGATGCACCCACCGCGATATCCGCCGCCATCGCCAACCCCGATATCAAGGTTATTACTCTGGATCCTGCAGATGGCTTTACAGTCCCCGCGGGCCAATCCCTGAATGTCTGTATCGCTGTTAAAGAGGGCGACAAGGAGCTTTTGGATACTCTGAACAGCGCTCTCAAAGAAATCAGCTGGGATGAGGGAGAGATGACGGAAATCATGGATCTTGCCATCCAACTTCAGCCTCTGAGCAATTGA
- a CDS encoding FGGY family carbohydrate kinase, translating into MAGDLLLGIDIGTGSLKLALIDQTAHLLAKSAIPYEILHPRPGWAEIDPQELWQAFLQAAKQLFAHHDPSAVGGIGVACLCPGLVAMDQNGAVLTNPILYSDRRSVAEAEYIKTMMPSDDFFALTANTPMSGAMSATSILWIKNHLPQVYAHTAVFGHLNTLFGHKMTGNFAIDRSNASYTGLFDVAGSREFSPLLCEKAGISIHKLPKVLGSEEVVGLLSNPDLLQLGLPRGIPVVAGGGDTACASLAAGIVKAGDICESAGTTNVLTVCVDKPHFHRAFINRCHVVDGTWIYQGAISHAGSSLTWFKDTFCDDLRATAHTQGKDTLALMDQQAAAVMPGANGIVFLPYMQGERSPIWDSHARGIFFGMSLETTRADMLRAVLESCGYGQRQLITIAEEVASMQFSRFSSLGGGAKSEIWAQIKADITGKDIDLLHIKDAAPVGAALLAGVGAGIFPSVLEAANRVQRSVSTHIKSDPSHKKIYDTRFAVYSQLYPRVKELFLINQEE; encoded by the coding sequence TTGGCAGGCGATTTGCTGTTGGGTATTGATATCGGTACCGGCAGTCTGAAACTGGCGCTGATCGATCAAACAGCCCACCTGCTTGCAAAAAGTGCCATACCCTACGAAATCCTTCACCCAAGACCGGGTTGGGCTGAAATAGACCCGCAGGAATTATGGCAGGCATTTTTGCAGGCGGCCAAGCAGTTGTTTGCTCACCACGATCCATCCGCTGTAGGCGGCATCGGTGTGGCTTGCCTGTGCCCCGGGCTGGTGGCTATGGATCAAAACGGCGCTGTTTTAACCAATCCCATTCTTTATTCGGATCGGCGAAGTGTTGCGGAAGCCGAATACATCAAAACCATGATGCCGTCGGATGATTTTTTCGCTCTGACCGCCAACACCCCCATGTCCGGTGCTATGAGCGCAACCAGCATTCTATGGATCAAAAATCATCTTCCGCAGGTCTATGCACATACAGCAGTATTCGGCCATCTGAATACCTTGTTCGGTCACAAAATGACAGGGAATTTTGCCATTGATCGCTCCAATGCCTCCTATACAGGACTTTTTGATGTGGCCGGAAGCCGGGAATTTTCGCCTTTACTGTGTGAAAAAGCCGGTATCTCCATCCACAAGCTGCCCAAGGTTTTGGGGAGCGAAGAAGTTGTAGGCCTGCTTTCCAATCCGGATTTGCTGCAGCTGGGGCTTCCCCGGGGCATTCCGGTTGTGGCAGGCGGCGGCGATACTGCCTGTGCCTCTCTGGCCGCCGGTATTGTCAAGGCAGGGGATATCTGTGAGAGTGCAGGCACCACCAATGTTCTCACTGTTTGTGTGGACAAGCCCCATTTTCACCGGGCCTTCATCAACCGGTGTCATGTGGTGGACGGCACCTGGATTTATCAGGGAGCCATCTCTCATGCGGGTTCTTCCCTAACATGGTTTAAGGATACCTTTTGCGATGATCTAAGGGCCACAGCGCACACGCAGGGCAAAGACACTTTAGCGCTGATGGATCAACAAGCTGCTGCTGTGATGCCGGGCGCAAACGGCATTGTTTTTTTACCATATATGCAGGGGGAGCGCAGTCCCATATGGGATAGCCACGCGCGGGGAATCTTTTTTGGGATGTCGCTGGAAACTACCCGAGCCGATATGCTCCGGGCTGTTTTGGAAAGCTGCGGCTATGGCCAGCGCCAGCTGATTACCATTGCCGAGGAGGTTGCATCCATGCAATTCTCACGGTTTTCCTCTCTGGGCGGAGGCGCCAAAAGTGAGATATGGGCACAAATCAAAGCCGATATTACCGGAAAGGACATTGACCTTCTCCACATTAAGGATGCCGCACCGGTTGGAGCCGCATTGCTGGCCGGGGTTGGCGCCGGAATCTTTCCATCGGTTTTGGAGGCAGCAAACAGGGTACAGCGGTCTGTATCCACACACATTAAGAGCGATCCCAGCCACAAAAAAATATACGACACCCGGTTTGCCGTATACAGCCAGCTGTATCCCCGAGTCAAGGAACTGTTCCTGATCAATCAGGAAGAATAA
- a CDS encoding ABC transporter substrate-binding protein, translated as MKKSVRFLAALLMVAMLVAGCSTTPPSETPASSAPASTNAASSTPAAAGSDNVAVPGDEKVYIGLVAAQTGTNKATGEMAINGATLAVEQVNAAGGILGKQIELVIADEIDNLDASVNASARLLSDPRISVIIGSQYSQNILATMPQILEKKISFIALGSNDAIAAEGNPYVWQPRNHDAGNARILSTYAHDTLGIKNPAVLCSTLPNAQGPGQAVRDYYKSQYNLPITDDRYFEYNEEEKNFAPIIAQIANSGADGLLSFGNQQPHALISKAIADNGLDIPRLANAPITSSIVIDNAGKAANGWFSTTDWAYTLDTEVGAAFEKAYFEKYGKHTEGSMAYTYDSVYLVKKAMETANDCYDREAINTGFGNIKDMEGVLGTYNAQRDHGFLSEVFLVQIEDGKIMLKDKVKYR; from the coding sequence ATGAAAAAGTCAGTGCGATTTCTGGCAGCCCTCCTAATGGTAGCTATGCTGGTGGCCGGTTGCTCCACCACCCCGCCCTCCGAAACCCCCGCATCCTCCGCCCCTGCCAGCACCAACGCCGCATCCTCCACCCCGGCAGCAGCAGGCAGCGACAATGTTGCTGTACCGGGCGATGAAAAGGTGTATATCGGTCTGGTTGCCGCCCAAACCGGCACAAACAAGGCAACCGGTGAAATGGCCATCAACGGCGCCACTTTGGCAGTGGAGCAGGTCAATGCCGCCGGCGGTATTCTGGGCAAACAAATCGAGCTTGTCATTGCAGACGAAATCGACAATCTGGATGCCTCTGTCAACGCTTCGGCCCGACTGCTCAGCGACCCCCGCATCTCGGTTATCATTGGCTCCCAGTACAGCCAGAATATTCTGGCTACCATGCCTCAGATTCTGGAAAAGAAAATTTCCTTTATCGCTCTTGGTTCCAACGATGCCATTGCCGCAGAGGGCAACCCTTATGTATGGCAGCCCCGCAACCACGATGCCGGCAACGCCAGAATTCTTTCCACCTATGCTCACGATACCCTGGGCATTAAGAACCCGGCTGTTCTGTGCAGCACTCTCCCCAATGCACAGGGCCCTGGCCAGGCTGTTCGGGATTACTATAAATCCCAATACAACCTGCCTATTACAGATGACCGCTATTTTGAATACAACGAGGAAGAAAAGAACTTCGCCCCCATCATTGCTCAAATCGCCAACAGCGGTGCCGACGGCCTGCTTTCCTTCGGCAACCAGCAGCCTCATGCTCTGATCAGCAAGGCCATTGCCGACAACGGCTTGGATATCCCCCGGCTGGCCAACGCCCCCATCACCTCCAGCATTGTTATCGACAACGCTGGCAAAGCCGCCAACGGCTGGTTCTCCACCACCGACTGGGCCTACACCTTGGATACCGAAGTGGGCGCGGCCTTTGAGAAGGCTTACTTTGAAAAGTATGGCAAGCACACCGAAGGCTCCATGGCTTATACCTACGATTCCGTTTATCTGGTGAAAAAAGCCATGGAAACCGCAAATGACTGCTATGACCGGGAAGCCATCAATACCGGCTTCGGCAACATCAAGGATATGGAAGGCGTTCTGGGAACCTACAATGCACAGAGGGATCACGGTTTCCTGAGCGAAGTGTTCCTGGTTCAGATCGAAGATGGCAAGATCATGCTTAAGGATAAGGTAAAATACCGCTAA
- a CDS encoding zinc-dependent dehydrogenase, with protein sequence MRAVILSGPDQFAPGEIPIPVPKSGEILVQMQAAAICGTDIRILEGKKTKGVRYPSVIGHEICGVVSQVGEQVEGIAVGDRVAIANVIPCGNCSSCLGGRENACLARQAIGYEFDGGFAEYVLIPEIAIKRGNIIKLPDDISFAEGALIEPLACCLRGMRNAGVGFGHVVLIVGAGPIGLMHMQLAKAAGASLVMVSEPIESRRQKAAQLGADVIVNPLEEDLDAIVKEHTNGLGADVVVLAIGVPAVVNSCLKLCRRGGTVNLFAGFTGTGESTIEANLIHYNEINVNGSTAYMRQDYHEAARMVAAHKINLAEIVTHTYKIEEFQSAYEVCKSSEGLKVIIQP encoded by the coding sequence ATGAGAGCTGTTATATTATCTGGCCCGGATCAATTTGCTCCGGGGGAAATCCCCATCCCGGTGCCAAAATCCGGTGAAATTCTGGTTCAGATGCAAGCCGCTGCAATCTGCGGTACCGATATTCGCATTTTGGAGGGTAAAAAGACCAAGGGTGTGCGATATCCTTCTGTTATTGGCCATGAAATCTGCGGTGTTGTCAGTCAAGTAGGCGAGCAGGTTGAAGGCATCGCTGTGGGTGATCGGGTTGCCATTGCCAATGTAATTCCCTGCGGCAATTGCAGCAGCTGCCTGGGCGGGCGGGAAAATGCCTGCCTTGCACGTCAGGCCATTGGCTATGAGTTTGACGGCGGCTTTGCCGAGTATGTGCTGATCCCTGAAATCGCCATCAAGCGTGGCAACATCATCAAGCTCCCCGATGACATCAGCTTTGCGGAAGGCGCTCTCATTGAACCCTTGGCCTGCTGCCTCCGGGGTATGCGCAACGCAGGAGTCGGCTTTGGGCACGTTGTGCTGATTGTAGGCGCAGGTCCCATTGGCTTGATGCACATGCAGCTTGCCAAGGCGGCGGGCGCTTCTCTGGTAATGGTCAGCGAGCCGATTGAATCCCGGCGGCAAAAAGCCGCTCAGCTTGGGGCGGATGTAATAGTCAATCCCCTTGAAGAGGATTTGGACGCCATCGTAAAAGAACATACCAATGGGCTGGGCGCAGATGTAGTTGTTTTGGCAATCGGCGTGCCTGCTGTTGTCAACAGCTGCCTGAAGCTTTGCAGGCGGGGTGGTACTGTAAATCTATTTGCAGGCTTTACCGGAACCGGCGAGAGCACCATTGAGGCAAACCTGATTCATTATAACGAAATCAACGTAAACGGCAGCACCGCCTATATGCGCCAAGATTATCACGAGGCAGCCCGTATGGTAGCCGCCCACAAGATCAATCTGGCAGAGATTGTAACCCATACCTATAAGATTGAAGAGTTCCAGAGCGCCTATGAGGTGTGCAAGAGCAGTGAAGGCTTAAAGGTAATCATCCAGCCTTAA
- a CDS encoding fructose-bisphosphate aldolase, with product MAMLGKAVRMSRLVNPKSGKMMAITVDHSISRGIMQGLIPIQETIDKIVAGGPDAMTMTKGIAELCLPQHAGKVSLLLKCSSYSPVQSTRDILFGDVEEAVRMGADAISVGAMMLGDFQAEQIADIGRISKEAMSLGMPLIGHIYPKGESVAPADRTKWENIAYCCRAGAELGVDIIKTTYTGDPKTMEKVVKACPARVVIQGGDVGSTAEDYMQMTRDAMDAGVGGVTFGRFVWEYPHITAMVKALKSIIHDNATVKQGLEMLADLESDNAKQK from the coding sequence ATGGCAATGTTAGGCAAAGCAGTAAGAATGAGCAGACTGGTAAACCCCAAGAGCGGAAAAATGATGGCAATCACAGTGGATCACTCCATTTCCCGCGGCATTATGCAGGGACTGATCCCCATTCAGGAAACCATTGACAAAATTGTGGCCGGCGGCCCCGATGCCATGACCATGACCAAGGGCATTGCCGAGCTTTGCCTGCCGCAGCATGCAGGCAAGGTCTCGCTGCTGCTCAAATGCTCCAGCTATTCCCCTGTTCAGTCCACCCGGGATATTCTTTTCGGAGATGTGGAAGAAGCAGTACGCATGGGAGCGGATGCAATCTCGGTAGGCGCTATGATGCTGGGCGATTTCCAGGCAGAGCAGATTGCCGATATCGGCCGTATTTCCAAGGAGGCCATGTCTCTGGGTATGCCTCTGATCGGGCACATCTACCCCAAGGGTGAAAGCGTAGCTCCCGCAGACCGCACCAAGTGGGAAAACATCGCCTATTGCTGCCGCGCAGGTGCAGAGCTTGGAGTGGATATTATCAAAACCACCTATACCGGTGACCCTAAAACCATGGAAAAGGTTGTAAAAGCCTGCCCGGCTCGTGTGGTTATTCAGGGCGGCGATGTGGGCAGCACTGCCGAAGATTATATGCAGATGACCCGTGATGCTATGGATGCAGGCGTGGGCGGCGTTACCTTTGGGCGCTTTGTGTGGGAATACCCCCATATCACTGCAATGGTAAAGGCTCTCAAGAGCATTATTCACGATAACGCAACAGTCAAGCAGGGGCTTGAAATGCTGGCCGATCTGGAAAGCGATAACGCTAAACAGAAATAA
- a CDS encoding branched-chain amino acid ABC transporter permease, translating to MENTKAKVKISTILLFALCIAAVLFLPGQTNDYSMRVVNNALIFAIVSYGLSIMLGMGGQLTFGGLAFMGGGAFTAANLCSGRLGFWLDPVLAILISALLMGVMAFGLGLILLKLKDTYFTFSTIALVQVAYTFFVNYKPLFGGAGGISNIAEMKIFGVGFGNNYNLWFYFLVVVLAIVAFVVERIRQTQLGRSLASIRDNDTAALTLGVNVYRTKVLAFAIAGIFAGLAGACYALQMRFIGADMFTYERSTLFIIMAMVGGVNNSFGIIIGSLVITVLPEVLRGVPGIDRYLQLSYGLLVIVLMVFMPMGLAGMASALSKRFKAFISKKANAPVAEKEVGVHE from the coding sequence ATGGAAAATACAAAAGCTAAGGTGAAAATTTCCACCATTCTTCTGTTTGCCTTGTGCATTGCGGCGGTTCTGTTTCTGCCGGGCCAAACAAACGATTATTCCATGCGTGTGGTCAACAACGCACTGATTTTTGCCATTGTTTCCTATGGCCTTTCCATTATGCTGGGCATGGGCGGGCAGCTCACCTTTGGTGGTCTTGCCTTTATGGGCGGCGGCGCTTTTACCGCAGCCAATTTGTGCAGCGGCCGGCTGGGCTTCTGGCTCGATCCGGTTCTGGCTATTCTAATAAGCGCACTGTTAATGGGTGTGATGGCTTTCGGCCTTGGGCTGATTCTTCTAAAGCTGAAAGATACTTATTTTACTTTTTCCACCATTGCTCTGGTGCAGGTGGCTTATACCTTCTTTGTCAACTACAAGCCTTTGTTTGGCGGAGCGGGCGGTATCTCCAACATTGCCGAGATGAAGATTTTTGGCGTCGGCTTTGGCAACAACTACAATCTGTGGTTCTATTTTCTGGTAGTGGTGTTGGCCATTGTGGCTTTTGTGGTGGAGCGCATTCGTCAAACCCAGCTTGGCCGCTCTTTGGCCTCCATCCGAGATAACGACACAGCAGCCCTGACCCTCGGTGTGAATGTCTACCGCACCAAGGTGCTGGCCTTCGCCATTGCCGGTATCTTCGCCGGGCTGGCAGGTGCCTGCTATGCGCTGCAAATGCGCTTTATTGGAGCGGATATGTTTACCTATGAGCGCAGCACTTTGTTTATCATCATGGCTATGGTGGGCGGTGTCAACAATTCCTTCGGCATCATCATCGGTTCGTTGGTGATTACCGTGTTGCCGGAGGTTTTACGGGGTGTCCCCGGAATCGACCGTTACCTTCAGCTTTCCTATGGCCTGCTGGTCATTGTACTGATGGTATTTATGCCCATGGGCCTTGCCGGTATGGCCTCTGCACTCAGCAAAAGGTTCAAGGCGTTTATCAGTAAAAAAGCCAATGCTCCAGTGGCAGAAAAGGAGGTTGGGGTGCATGAGT
- a CDS encoding branched-chain amino acid ABC transporter permease — protein MNLNVMLSLLVNGTAMGMVYALMAMGIILLVRAIGVLNFAQGDFLMLGAYVALGLLVDLKLPLPIMIPVALLAYAMIGLIFMFCIYWPLRNAKYPAAIVIATIGTSIMIKELVTIIWGSLPRPMPPLLENEETGGGLLLEISGVKLQWQMLITMMVGIAAIILVFVLFEKLYAGRMMEAAAQDKYSAELLGIPTILTVAATYVISISLASVGGFMMAPLLTVNVTLGTLQLRAFAGVIIGGMGNIKGAIIGSIFVGLLESFASVWVGAYKDAVVFIVLLLFLIFRPQGLFGMKIKDKA, from the coding sequence TTGAATCTAAATGTAATGCTGTCATTGCTGGTTAACGGCACCGCCATGGGGATGGTCTATGCGCTCATGGCCATGGGAATTATTTTGCTGGTTCGGGCTATTGGTGTTCTAAACTTTGCTCAGGGAGATTTCCTGATGCTGGGGGCCTATGTGGCTCTGGGTCTTCTGGTTGACCTGAAGCTGCCGCTGCCTATTATGATTCCGGTAGCGCTGCTGGCCTATGCCATGATTGGGCTAATCTTTATGTTTTGCATTTACTGGCCGCTGCGCAACGCCAAATACCCGGCAGCCATCGTTATTGCAACCATCGGCACATCCATTATGATCAAAGAACTGGTAACAATTATTTGGGGCAGTCTCCCCCGGCCTATGCCTCCTCTGCTGGAAAATGAGGAAACCGGCGGCGGCTTGCTGCTGGAAATTAGCGGTGTAAAGCTCCAATGGCAGATGCTCATTACCATGATGGTGGGCATTGCCGCGATCATACTGGTCTTTGTTTTGTTTGAAAAGCTGTATGCAGGCCGCATGATGGAAGCGGCGGCTCAGGATAAATACTCAGCTGAGCTTTTGGGTATCCCCACCATACTCACGGTAGCCGCTACCTATGTTATTTCCATCAGTCTTGCCAGTGTGGGCGGCTTCATGATGGCTCCCTTGCTGACTGTAAATGTCACGCTGGGAACCTTGCAGCTCCGTGCCTTTGCCGGGGTTATTATCGGAGGAATGGGCAATATTAAAGGCGCTATCATCGGTTCTATTTTTGTGGGCCTGCTGGAAAGCTTTGCTTCTGTCTGGGTGGGTGCCTACAAAGATGCGGTGGTGTTTATTGTGTTGCTACTCTTCCTCATCTTCCGTCCCCAGGGCTTGTTTGGCATGAAAATAAAGGATAAGGCGTGA
- a CDS encoding MurR/RpiR family transcriptional regulator: protein MKATKSCRIIIENRKQGLTKTEKRLADYILENMSDVLGFTVTELAEKSGTSDATVVRFCKNIGFKGYQDFKICAAVDTLPPNRHLSPNFNSSDDAAMVCQKVFTSEIDVLNETLMMLDIPALEQTAKAMAQAEKIAFFGSGGSNLVATDAQHKLLKIGHQVLVHGDADSQAMCASILGEKDLAFGISHSGSNRQTVHCLKLAKENGAFTVGLTTQGKNPLSKAADIVLYTSTKETVFRSESVTARIAQLAMLDSLIAMIALCDYDKSYKAIQMTRNATSEGKY, encoded by the coding sequence ATGAAGGCAACAAAATCATGCCGCATTATTATTGAGAATCGAAAACAAGGGCTGACCAAAACAGAAAAGCGTTTGGCGGACTACATATTGGAAAATATGAGCGATGTGCTGGGGTTCACTGTAACCGAGCTGGCTGAAAAATCCGGCACCAGTGACGCTACCGTGGTGAGATTCTGCAAAAACATTGGCTTTAAGGGCTATCAGGATTTTAAAATCTGCGCAGCGGTGGATACTCTGCCGCCCAACCGGCATTTAAGCCCCAATTTCAACAGCAGTGACGATGCCGCAATGGTATGTCAAAAGGTATTCACCTCCGAAATAGATGTGCTCAATGAAACGCTGATGATGTTGGATATTCCCGCCTTGGAGCAAACAGCCAAGGCCATGGCTCAGGCTGAAAAAATTGCCTTTTTTGGCAGCGGCGGCAGCAATCTGGTTGCAACAGATGCCCAGCATAAGCTTTTGAAAATTGGCCACCAGGTTTTGGTTCATGGGGATGCAGACAGTCAAGCTATGTGTGCCTCTATTTTAGGCGAAAAGGATTTGGCTTTTGGCATTTCTCACTCCGGCAGCAACCGGCAGACTGTTCATTGCCTGAAACTGGCAAAAGAAAACGGTGCTTTTACCGTGGGGCTGACAACCCAAGGCAAAAATCCCCTCAGCAAAGCGGCGGATATTGTCCTTTACACCTCCACCAAAGAAACGGTATTCCGCAGTGAATCGGTTACAGCCCGAATTGCGCAGCTTGCCATGCTGGATTCGCTGATTGCCATGATTGCGCTGTGTGACTATGATAAATCCTACAAAGCCATACAGATGACCCGCAACGCTACTTCCGAAGGAAAATATTGA
- a CDS encoding protein-glutamine gamma-glutamyltransferase — protein MIVISGSPLEIAEIIQEFEENSVERQLLEKMNKSEETYRYKSLEHLKFELALRREIVAAAKALNASGMRFSVFHKTETNPDYWDRTGNGGFRSKKDVKASDAIRDIFENGSAYATECATAMVIVYYKALLEVWPEETFNKLFPSIYLMNWHKLHPLIKEVGTPAKVADILLGDRGYFINPQVDPEVSELQGENVIILPDGLFYGHGMGIADADRIIRVLNANREEGATESAHFIEGSAARPNFKKLMEAARELAQESVQEPVQEPTQQPTQEATQRPTQRPTQEATQEPTPRSSVLRWRPFPRPISS, from the coding sequence ATGATTGTAATATCCGGCTCCCCCTTAGAAATTGCTGAAATCATTCAGGAGTTCGAAGAGAACAGTGTGGAAAGGCAGCTTCTGGAAAAAATGAATAAAAGCGAAGAAACCTATCGGTATAAATCGCTGGAGCATCTTAAATTCGAGCTGGCCTTGCGCAGAGAAATTGTGGCGGCAGCCAAGGCTCTCAACGCCAGCGGGATGCGGTTTTCGGTTTTTCATAAAACAGAAACCAACCCGGATTATTGGGATAGAACCGGTAACGGCGGTTTCCGATCGAAAAAGGATGTAAAGGCCAGCGATGCCATTCGGGATATCTTTGAAAACGGCTCAGCATATGCCACAGAATGCGCCACAGCCATGGTGATTGTATATTATAAAGCTCTGCTGGAGGTGTGGCCGGAAGAAACCTTCAATAAGCTGTTCCCCTCCATTTATCTGATGAATTGGCACAAGCTACATCCTTTAATCAAAGAGGTCGGAACGCCCGCAAAAGTTGCGGATATTTTGCTGGGCGACCGAGGCTATTTCATAAACCCGCAGGTTGACCCGGAGGTTTCGGAGCTGCAGGGAGAAAACGTTATTATATTGCCGGATGGTCTGTTTTACGGCCATGGCATGGGAATTGCCGATGCCGATCGAATTATTCGTGTGCTCAACGCCAACAGGGAGGAAGGCGCAACAGAATCAGCTCATTTCATTGAAGGTTCTGCGGCCCGACCCAACTTCAAAAAGCTGATGGAAGCTGCCCGAGAACTCGCCCAAGAGTCTGTCCAAGAGCCTGTCCAAGAGCCCACCCAACAGCCTACCCAAGAGGCTACCCAACGGCCTACCCAACGGCCTACCCAAGAGGCCACCCAGGAGCCTACTCCACGCTCCTCTGTTTTGCGCTGGAGACCTTTCCCGCGGCCTATTTCAAGCTAG
- a CDS encoding amino acid ABC transporter permease → MDRNIFQWIAFLLQEYGSYFWEGTIITVEIAVLGTLLGFMLGYFIGIVQSSPAHPQDNFFYKALRYIPKVICNAYIQLFRGTPMMVQAMVIYYGLRQNGSNISSFSAAMLVVLLNTGAYMAESVRGAILAIDSGQFEGGKALGMSHFTIMFSVVLPQVLRNLIPEMGNQFITNLKMTSVLNVIGISELYFATKTAANTYYRYFEAFLITGAIYFVLCAISSGLLKLLEKKMAGKNQYEIAAEYLTE, encoded by the coding sequence ATGGATCGCAATATCTTCCAATGGATTGCTTTCCTGCTACAGGAATATGGATCATATTTTTGGGAGGGTACAATCATAACGGTGGAGATAGCCGTCCTCGGCACGCTTCTCGGCTTTATGCTGGGCTATTTCATTGGAATTGTTCAATCCTCACCGGCACATCCTCAGGATAACTTTTTTTATAAAGCCCTTCGGTACATACCCAAGGTGATCTGTAATGCTTATATTCAACTGTTCCGGGGCACTCCCATGATGGTGCAGGCCATGGTGATCTATTATGGGCTGCGGCAAAACGGCTCAAATATATCTTCCTTTTCGGCGGCTATGCTGGTGGTGCTGCTGAACACAGGAGCCTATATGGCAGAATCGGTTCGTGGCGCCATTTTGGCTATTGACAGCGGCCAGTTCGAGGGCGGCAAAGCATTGGGCATGTCCCACTTCACCATTATGTTTTCGGTGGTTCTGCCGCAGGTGCTTCGCAATCTAATCCCCGAAATGGGCAACCAGTTTATCACCAATCTTAAAATGACCTCTGTGCTCAATGTTATTGGCATCAGCGAGCTTTATTTTGCAACCAAGACTGCCGCCAATACCTACTACCGGTATTTTGAAGCCTTTTTAATTACAGGTGCCATTTATTTTGTGCTCTGCGCAATTTCGAGCGGCCTTCTCAAGCTGTTGGAAAAGAAAATGGCAGGCAAAAATCAGTATGAAATTGCCGCCGAATATCTTACGGAATAG